The genome window TTCGTCATGTAGACGACTTCGCCAATTTTCTTGCACTGTtaagaatttgttaaattaattaccacGATTTCGATTTGTTCTGTTTATACCACTCCGTATGTTAATACTAGTGTTAACTAGGGCGAAGTATGAAACATATAGGTAGCAGAgaacttaaaataaaaaacagataaaaaaatCATTCAAATCACCGAAAATGTACTATTAAATCTATGAAAGTTGTATTAAGAACGATTACtcattaacttttaattaatactgCTAATTCTAGAATTAGAGTGTTAATGTGTTGCTGATACCTGGTCCGTTAACACTTCACCAATATAACATAGTATGAAAATGTTATAACAGATTGCAAAAAACATCATAAAATACGATGCCAAATTTCGTACATCATGCTCCGCCCATTCCTAAGATGGAATtgtaaaaagaatgaaacgatTGTacagaaaagtaaaattatatctaatcCGGAAGGAATAgacaaacaagaaatatatattaattacatactgATAAAATGTAATAGCCAGTTGTACATATATCCGTTATGCTTCGTAGCATTTCCAAAAGACatactttattcgttatatcctcgatatacgatataaaactGCAATTAACATAGAACATAATCCCGAAGATCAGTACTAAGACACCAACAAAGAAAGAATAGGGAAAAGATCTTACTTCAATGTCCTTAGGTGTCGTTCCACGATTGCTCCAATTTGGATAGAACCatcagatttcttttttcccctggCCTCATTAACAAATTCAGTGATCCATAACATAACAACATTTAATTGACCACTCGCGTGAGCAGCTAGGACTGCTGCCAAACTAAAAATCCCAATCGTACTAGCATTTGAAATAATTGCAGACAAAACTTGCAAGAAAAGCATGATCTGATTCGTTGAACTTTCATCGACGTTTACTAGCTTTTTGTATACTGCACAAGGTAACATGTGTAAAACTCTCGTCTCGTTTCCAATTTGAATCTCTACTGTATTTAATGCTTGCACCAAACAAAAGCACAAAACGCTACCCTGCATAAAAATGCCGCAAAAAGCCGCTACATAGCGACCAAATTTCGCGTTCTTCAGCATCACGTGTTGATCCCCCTCTCTGATTAACGTTCGCCAGTCACTTTCCATGTGTTCTATGCACTGTCGTATGTCTTTGCTATGCAACAACAAAGCTGTATAATTAAGGCTGCTGACGATCCAATGACTCACGAAACCCAGTACcttcaatttgaaatttacacTCTGATCATCTAGAATTATTAGTAGTAAACTGGGAATCACAGTGATAATTACGGTGCTGAAGCAAATTACgtttaaaacaaatgaaataatctTTTCGAGTTTTGTGGTGGAAGGAGACGAGGGCCATGCACCGATCGGTTTCAAGAACCATCGATTCAATTGTAGACTGTAATCACTGTTGCTGTCAGCTTCTATGATCACTGCTTCGTTCGACATCGTGGAGTGAAATTCTTATTAGAATGAAGCCGCGCGTCAGTGGGAGATGCATGAAGCAGCGCTACGCTTGCGCGTGTTTTTTATCTACTTGTTCTACCGATCGATTCGTCTGGTCGGTAGAACTTGTTTTAGAAAAGTTGGAATGTATAGTCGCTTGGAAATTATTGGTTGTAATGCTGTGAAGTGGATGGCGTGCGTGCAATGATTCATATCCCTCCCTACGTTAACTGCAtatgttgtaaaatttttaataagaagTGGTCAGTCATCCGTACGTATGATAGCTGCTAAGAAGTTATAGCTATTTTAATTTGTGCTTCTGATTATGTTGAATTTCGTGATAAAtgatgtaataattttcattcttttgtcgatatttacaaatgccaattttaaaatttcgtttgtatattattgaatattattacaaactgGGACgcgttatttataattgtaatcttTGCAACTTCGATAGagtatcattttataaaaacgtaaataaagtATAGGAGTGTAGCTATAACGTACGATTCTTCGGTCTACCGCCCCATCgactttttattttgtaaattttcttgtTCGTAACTAGATGTATGAGATTATCAATCATTTCTTGCAggatgtaaaatttattattattgaatgttattaatatcgattattatttgCAGATCCGTGTTGGCATCGCAGGATGTTGGTCATTGTTCTCCACcgtgaaatttttcaacgcgCCGTTGGGAATCATTCTTCTCGATTTCAATAAGTCACGCGATAAGCATCCGCTCTGTTCGAACACCTGTGATAAGGTTTGTGAACTATGAACTCCAACTATGAACACCGCAGAGACTTCAGAGATCACATTCGTGCTATCTATCCAGACGGTCGAAACTTTCATCCAAAACatttttgtatcaaatattcGGATGTGGCTGAAAAATCATGGCGATAGTTCCATACGTAGTCcaaactatatttttactgTAATTACTGAtgcttaatttttgttttcattttacgtCAGCCAATTAACAGTCAAAACATTTACAAGTCAATTTCAGGTTATATTAAGACAATTTTACTTGCATAGACATAGATTCCTGTATAGTGATTACATctcatttcaaattttgttgtaGTCTCATTATTAATGGATTTCAATCGTAATTAAATGcggaaataacaaaattgaaaaaacaaagaattttttctGTTTGAAATTCACGACTTCTAGCCTGTTAATTCttaacatacaaaattttatgtaatatttacgtatattttgtactttatatactaaattattaaaaatacaatatatttttccaggGTTCCATTTTATTACGTCATTTGCTGCAACAGATTCAAGTATGCGAAACCTGTCTTCACAATCTGAAATGGTAGAATGTTTCACGTGAACAGATAATACAGTTATGAGTAAGTGTATCGAATAAACTTACACTACCAAAAGTATAAACGGACATATGAACTAATTTTCCTGCAGTGATTTGAACGATCACATTTGATCGTGCGATGACCATAATCAAGTCGAGGATTGTTTTACCGGGTAAGTAATACCAGTTCGTCATGTAGACGACTTCGCCAATTTTCTTGCACTGTtaagaatttgttaaattaattaccacGATTTCGATTTGTTCTGTTTATACCACTCCGTATGTTAATACTAGTGTTAACTAGGGCGAAGTATGAAACATATAGGTAGCAGAgaacttaaaataaaaaacagataaaaaaatCATTCAAATCACCGAAAATGTACTATTAAATCTATGAAAGTTGTATTAAGAACGATTACtcattaacttttaattaatactgCTAATTCTAGAATTAGAGTGTTAATGTGTTGCTGATACCTGGTCCGTTAACACTTCACCAATATAACATAGTATGAAAATGTTATAACAGATTGCAAAAAACATCATAAAATACGATGCCAAATTTCGTACATCATGCTCCGCCCATTCCTAAGATGGAATtgtaaaaagaatgaaacgatTGTacagaaaagtaaaattatatctaatcCGGAAGGAATAgacaaacaagaaatatatattaattacatactgATAAAATGTAATAGCCAGTTGTACATATATCCGTTATGCTTCGTAGCATTTCCAAAAGACatactttattcgttatatcctcgatatacgatataaaactGCAATTAACATAGAACATAATCCCGAAGATCAGTACTAAGACACCAACAAAGAAAGAATAGGGAAAAGATCTTACTTCAATGTCCTTAGGTGTCGTTCCACGATTGCTCCAATTTGGATAGAACCatcagatttcttttttcccctggCCTCATTAACAAATTCAGTGATCCATAACATAACAACATTTAATTGACCACTCGCGTGAGCAGCTAGGACTGCTGCCAAACTAAAAATCCCAATCGTACTAGCATTTGAAATAATTGCAGACAAAACTTGCAAGAAAAGCATGATCTGATTCGTTGAACTTTCATCGACGTTTACTAGCTTTTTGTATACTGCACAAGGTAACATGTGTAAAACTCTCGTCTCGTTTCCAATTTGAATCTCTACTGTATTTAATGCTTGCACCAAACAAAAGCACAAAACGCTACCCTGCATAAAAATGCCGCAAAAAGCCGCTACATAGCGACCAAATTTCGCGTTCTTCAGCATCACGTGTTGATCCCCCTCTCTGATTAACGTTCGCCAGTCACTTTCCATGTGTTCTATGCACTGTCGTATGTCTTTGCTATGCAACAACAAAGCTGTATAATTAAGGCTGCTGACGATCCAATGACTCACGAAACCCAGTACcttcaatttgaaatttacacTCTGATCATCTAGAATTATTAGTAGTAAACTGGGAATCACAGTGATAATTACGGTGCTGAAGCAAATTACgtttaaaacaaatgaaataatctTTTCGAGTTTTGTGGTGGAAGGAGACGAGGGCCATGCACCGATCGGTTTCAAGAACCATCGATTCAATTGTAGACTGTAATCACTGTTGCTGTCAGCTTCTATGATCACTGCTTCGTTCGACATCGTGGAGTGAAATTCTTATTAGAATGAAGCCGCGCGTCAGTGGGAGATGCATGAAGCAGCGCTACGCTTGCGCGTGTTTTTTATCTACTTGTTCTACCGATCGATTCGTCTGGTCGGTAGAACTTGTTTTAGAAAAGTTGGAATGTATAGTCGCTTGGAAATTATTGGTTGTAATGCTGTGAAGTGGATGGCGTGCGTGCAATGATTCATATCCCTCCCTACGTTAACTGCAtatgttgtaaaatttttaataagaagTGGTCAGTCATCCGTACGTATGATAGCTGCTAAGAAGTTATAGCTATTTTAATTTGTGCTTCTGATTATGTTGAATTTCGTGATAAAtgatgtaataattttcattcttttgtcgatatttacaaatgccaattttaaaatttcgtttgtatattattgaatattattacaaactgGGACgcgttatttataattgtaatcttTGCAACTTCGATAGagtatcattttataaaaacgtaaataaagtATAGGAGTGTAGCTATAACGTACGATTCTTCGGTCTACCGCCCCATCgactttttattttgtaaattttcttgtTCGTAACTAGATGTATGAGATTATCAATCATTTCTTGCAggatgtaaaatttattattattgaatgttattaatatcgattattatttgCAGATCCGTGTTGGCATCGCAGGATGTTGGTCATTGTTCTCCACcgtgaaatttttcaacgcgCCGTTGGGAATCATTCTTCTCGATTTCAATAAGTCACGCGATAAGCATCCGCTCTGTTCGAACACCTGTGATAAGGTTTGTGAACTATGAACTCCAACTATGAACACCGCAGAGACTTCAGAGATCACATTCGTGCTATCTATCCAGACGGTCGAAACTTTCATCCAAAACatttttgtatcaaatattcGGATGTGGCTGAAAAATCATGGCGATAGTTCCATACGTAGTCcaaactatatttttactgTAATTACTGAtgcttaatttttgttttcattttacgtCAGCCAATTAACAGTCAAAACATTTACAAGTCAATTTCAGGTTATATTAAGACAATTTTACTTGCATAGACATAGATTCCTGTATAGTGATTACATctcatttcaaattttgttgtaGTCTTATTATTAATGGATTTCAATCGTAATTAAATGTGGAAATAACAAAGTTGAAAAAACAAGGAATTTTTTCTGTTTGAAATTCACGACTTCTAGCCTGTTAATTCTTAACATACAAAATGTTACGGCATGAGGCTCAGTAAAGATCATATTTCTAACCGTCGTTCGCGGTCCTCCAGCGTCGCAGACATATCCTCTTATCTGCCCGACGAAAAACATATAATGTATCGAAGAGCGCATAGTTGTTaccaagcagcgagttctGGAACCGTCGATTTCGGACCGTTATATCATTCTCACAAAGAAGTTGGCCTACGTGATCATCGGTGCGAGTGGTGGCGTGATCTGAGCGTGGTGGAGGTTGTCTCcccgaaagacaaagaatAAGTCTAAGATCATCAGTCTCATTCGACAACTCTAACTGCACAGTCTCATTCGAAAACTCTAACTGCACAGTCACATTTAAGAAGTCTCCTTAGAAAATTCAAACTGCACGCATCGAGAGCACGGACGAACAAAGTCGCTTAGTCTAACGAATGTCGAGAAATAACAAAAGTCGagtcgaatttctgtaacgcaTTAACGGTATTCATCGCCAAATAATTTGCGACGCTCTTATTATTCTACAatttattgttgaatatacacgctatattaacctgttaacacagtgttaatttcattgaaccactcctgttatcttaaccgaaacaaggggaacgactatttcgcggcgtcgattagccgaatcgtagcgagaatttatgCCTCTCGCTAACGCGTTTTTCTCGCCACCGCGTTTCTCCGCGAATGGTCGTAACACAATATTTTATGCgatatttacgtatattttgtacttcatatactaaattattaaaaatacaatatatttttccaggattccattttatttcgtcATTTGCTGCAACATATTCAAATACGCAAAAGCAGTCTTTATAACCTgaaatggcaaaatatttcacgtgAACAGACAATACAGTTACGAGTAAGTGTATCGAATAAACTTACACTACCAAAAGTATAAACGGACATATGAACTAATTTTCCTGCAGTGATTTGAACGACCACATTTGATCGGGCGATGACCATAATCAAGTCGAGGATTGTTTTACCGGGTAAGTAGTACCAGTTCGTCATGTAGACGACTTCGCCAATTTTCTTGCACTGTCaagaatttattgaattaatcaTCACGATTACGATTTGCTTCATTTATATCACTCCGTACTAACACTAGGGCGAAGTAGGAAATATGTGGGTACCAAAGAACTTAAAATGAAAGACACATGAAAAAATCATTCAAATCACAGAAAATGTACCATTGAATCTATGAAAGTTGTATTAAGAACGATTAATCATTAACTTTTACCCTGCTAATTCTAGAATTAGAGTGTTAATGTGTTGCTGATACCTGCTCTGTTAATATTTCACCGATGtaacatattataaaaatgttataacacATTGTAACGAGCATCATAAAATACGAAGTCAAATTTTGAATATCATGCTCTGCCCATTCCTAAGACGGAATCGTAAAcagaataaaacaattatacagaaaagtaaaattgtaTCTAATCCGGAAGAAATAgacaaacaagaaatatatattaattacatactgATAAAATGTAATAGCCAGTTACACATATATCCGTTGTGCATCTTAGCATTTCCAAAAgacataatttattcattatatcctcaatatacgatataaaactGCAATTAACATAGAATATAATCCCGAAGATCAGTACTAAGACACCAACAAAGAAAGAATAGGGAAAAGATCTTACTTCAATGTCCTCAAGTGTCGTTCCACGATTGCTCCAATTTGGATAGAACCATCAGATTTCTTCTTTCCGCTGGCCTCATTAACAAATTCAGTGATCCATAACCTAACAACATTTAATTGACCACACGCGTGAGCAGCTAGGACTGCTGCAAAACTAAAAATCCCAATCGTACTAGAATTTGCAATAATTGCAGACGAAACTTGCAAGAAAAACATGATCTGGTTCGTTGAACTTTCATCGACGTTTACTAGCTTTTTGTATACTGCACAAGGTAACACGTGTAAAACTCTCGTCTCGTTTCCAATTTGAATCTCTACTGTATTTAATGCTGTCACGAAACAGAAGCTCAAAACGCTACCCTGCATAAAAATGGCGCAAAAAGCCGCTACAAAACGACCGAATTTTGCGTTCTTCAGCATCACGTGTTGATCCTCCTCTCTGATTACCGTTCGCCAGTCACTTTCCATGTGTTCTATGCACTGTCGTATGTCTTTGCTATGCAACAACAAAGCTGTGTAATTAACACTGCTGATGATCCAATGGCTCACGAAACACAGTGCCTTTAATTTGAAGTTTATACTCTGATCATCTAGAATTATTAGTAGTAAACTAGGAATCACAGTGATAGTTACTGTGCTGAAGCAAATGATgtttaaaacaaatgaaataatcCTTTCGAGTTTTGTGGTGGAAGGAGACGAGGGCCATGCACCGATCGGTTTCAAGAACCATCGATTTAATTGTAGACTGTAGTCACTGTTGCTGTTGCTATCAGCTTCTATCACCACTGCTTCGTTCGACATCGCGGAGTGAAGTTGTTATTAGAATGCAGCCGCGCGCCAGTGGGAAATGCATGGAGCAGTGCAACGCCTGCGCGTATTTTTTAGGTACTTGTtctatcgatcgattcgtctGGTCGGTAGAACTTGTTTTAGAAAAGTTGAAAAGTATAGTCGCTTGGAAATTGTCGGTTGCAATGCTGTGAAGTGGATCGCGTGGatgttgtaaaatttttaattggaagTGGCTAGTCATTCGTACGTATGTTAGGTGCTTGGAAGTTATAGCTGTTTTAATTTGTGCTTGTGAATTGTTAAATTTCAtgataaatgatataataattttcgttttcgtaATTGTCGTTTGTCGATATTTACAAATGCCAATTATAAAACTGCATTTGTACATTATGGAAGAGTATTACGGAGTGGAACACGTTATCTATAATCATAATGTTTGCAATGAACAATTTCTATAGAAtagttttttataaaatcatagaAACAATAGAAAACTATAATGTACGATTCTTCGGTTTACCGCCCCATTAATGTTCGTAAGTAATCTTGTTCTTAACTAGATCTATTAGTTTGgcaattgtttattatattttttaaaatagattattatatttgttaaatcaTTACGTCTTACcatgatttatatttcaaattctacAACAGCATTTACAAAGAATTGTACAACTAGAAAATTCATTCATTAGAAACGTATTTAATCATATCATTTATCGTAACAAATTCAAATACTCGAGACCGATTTTTACTTGTTACGATAGAATATTTCGTGTGTAGggacatatacatataagtagAAGAAGGAAATTGACTTACATCACCGAATGTGTACACAGAAAATAgtggtttaattaattaatgatttaaaataatggTATGGACACTGATATTTAACACACTGACTGCTGCCTGAATTTCATGTATTATTAACAGCATTGCTTATTTCGAAACGTCGCAAGATGCAcgtgataaaatttttaactgtattaaaaataaaatttcttttgatGCTCAATACGTAGTCCATACATATATAGAGGAGATGTAAACTCTTCAGTGATAACGTCGATACGTGTATAAgcattattttatcttttacacTATTTACATTGTTTAGAGAATCCGGAATACGGAATGTAGAAAGCGTAGAAATTCTCTCGCACTAAATGTGTAAATCCCTTTAATATAACATTAGAAATATTGAACTctacaaatataattgtttgttTGCTATATATAGAGTCGACAACATCGCGCGATGTTGAGGTGCGCGAAAGAAGATTTAAATACCTGAAAGATAGaatacacgtttatttatattaaatatataaaattccagcGTATTAGATGTAGATTCTATGAAAATTGTACGACAATTTTAatcttctataaaattaaaatataatacattcaaATTTACAccgtatatataaaaagatggAACATCGATAATAGCGAGCAACTAGTTCGGTGTCATAGATCTGTTTCAAGTTTGAATATGTTGAGAAAGTTTGATTAAGTACgtataatatcataaaaaaatatgtcgtaaacaaataaaaatattttttttcagaTGTCACGGTATAAGCAACCGGCCCACGCTGATCGCTAAGACTCCTACCCCAAACTTTGATTTGCCACCGTGTCCAGTTACATACATATGCGCATACTATAATCGCTTGTAAGTCTGTAAGTCAGCGTGAAGTCGTCCCATTCTAGCCTAATGCCCGGTGACTTCATCTGTTGCGAAAGGGTTGACAGGGTATAGATTATGGCCACCCTTTACCATAAGATGACACGCATCTATCCCCTGTCGGATTAGGATCAATGGAAATCGATGCTAGCTAACGATTTGATACTTTACGTTCTGTAGTAACTCTTTCTGATAGAAGCAAGAGGTGAGAATTTGTTGGACGAATTTGCATGCGATCATGAGGGATTAAAATTTCCGGAATAGTAGAGGGAAGCAATATTAAACACTATGGACGTATACACGATAGCATATGTAATTCCAATATCGATTTTTGCTGAGAAATTACGTAGAGAAGACACCATATGAGTGGTCGTTCtctatttaacgttaatttaTCTCAAAGTATCTCAATGGTTacgttattttaattctaactACATGATATTGTTGAAACATTTccaacatataaataattttttttgtttttattttgaaacacATATTCAACGTACAACGTACAATACAATAACTTGCAATTATCTTAAAAGGATGTCTGGCTCAAGTACAAATAATAATCAGTGAGAAAATGAATAATCAACATATTCTCACTAATGTCGTCAAATAATCTGTCTCTGCTAATGagacatatatgtatgtataaataacaataCAATAACCAGTAAATACCTTAATGTTTGCAGGTGatgctttttcttctttttattcctcCTCGACCTTCATATCCACCAAACTATCGAACCTGGCCATCGCCACGTTCAATGGACCACTTGCATGGATCGCTAGGATAGCGACCAAGCAACAAGCTTCCACGTCACAATGAAGAAAGAGTCTGTACAATGAGCACATTGATACTGTACAATGATGTCACTCGTTGGGCTGAGTCTAGCGTCCAACAGATTTGTCTAAATCGGACAAGGTAACGGACACATGAAATAACTGTCACTCGCCATATGAAACACAATCTTCTTAAAGGCTTCAGTTACATTATAGACCAGAACGCCACTATACGTGCACAATGCAGCTACGAAAACAATGGAACGTCCTATTCTCGCGTTTTTCAACATCAATTCGCGATCGCTGGCATTTTTAACGACCTGCTAGTTGCATTCCGTGTGTTTTATACAACGGACCAATAGTCTTGATTCTCGTCTTTGAGTTGTCAGCGTCATATACTTGGATAATATATTTCGATATCACGAGGGTAAAAAGTGTTAAATATCGGTGGTTCGCTAGACGGGTCTACCATGATTACTTCACGGAGATCGTTTGTCGACTGAAACCCTCAAGTTTCAAGTTTAATGCTATGGTAAAATGGTGCGTGTGCGAGTTTCTTTTCGACCACGCGTCGCCATGGTGCAGCTGTTACCTTTCAAAGGGTTCGAGCCCTTCGGAGCTTTTGCTTGTATTGCATGTAATACTTTATGCATTATTTACGATTTTAGTACCACAGGATTGATGATGTTGAGGGTCATGgattaattgatttttttttagcgTCAGTAATACGCGAATATGCTGCCTGTTTTGCAGCAGGTCAAAGAAATCACTTTCTAGGGGACGAATTTCCATTCGTCAAAACTCGTCATATTTCTTAGAGCACTTTCTGTTGTATATAGGTAGAACTGGAAATTAAGAAGCGCCACACATCATCGCCATAACGCATACTAGATATTCTCACGAGTAGATGATGGCTCTTAATGGACTGTTTCTTATATGTATAACACAAATCCGATTGTTTGATTACGTTGACCAAGCAGGAAAATATTCATCATACAAATCTCgcttatatttttcatatttgtgaaagattttctatttaaattgctaaatatgcatatatacGCATCTCCGTATAGAGAAAAAAGTaacaaatgatataataaaaaaaagctcATAGATTCATGGTTCAAAAATTCGTAGCTCAAAGGTTAAAAAATCTCAAATATAGCACGTCCTATTCtactgataaaaaatattaatggaTGATGGTATTACCACTGtttgtatttcaaattttacatcaTCTACAGAAATATGCACATAAAAAGTCCGTCGAAATCGTTAAATCCGTCAAAATTTAATCACGTCATTTGTCGTAACAGGTTCAAATATGCGAAACCAGTCTTTACCACCTGTAACAACAGAGTATTTCACGTGGGCGGTCATACATACACAGGAGAGTAAATACAAGAGACAAATTGACATACATCACCGAATGTATATACAGACATATGAACCAATTTTCCAGCAGTGATGTGAACGACCACGCTCGATCGCGCGATGATCAAAATCAAGTCGAGGATTATTTTATCGGGTAAATAATACCAGTTTGTCATATAAACCACTTCCCCAACCTTTTGGCACTGAGAATAGTTTGTTTAATTAGTAGTGATCACGATTTTgatttttcgtatttatattatttgatattaatatttacatcacttgaaaataacattaatattaGAACTACAAAcggttataata of Bombus pascuorum chromosome 6, iyBomPasc1.1, whole genome shotgun sequence contains these proteins:
- the LOC132907832 gene encoding odorant receptor 85c-like, whose product is MSNEAVIIEADSNSDYSLQLNRWFLKPIGAWPSSPSTTKLEKIISFVLNVICFSTVIITVIPSLLLIILDDQSVNFKLKVLGFVSHWIVSSLNYTALLLHSKDIRQCIEHMESDWRTLIREGDQHVMLKNAKFGRYVAAFCGIFMQGSVLCFCLVQALNTVEIQIGNETRVLHMLPCAVYKKLVNVDESSTNQIMLFLQVLSAIISNASTIGIFSLAAVLAAHASGQLNVVMLWITEFVNEARGKKKSDGSIQIGAIVERHLRTLNFISYIEDITNKVCLLEMLRSITDICTTGYYILSEWAEHDVRNLASYFMMFFAICYNIFILCYIGEVLTDQCKKIGEVVYMTNWYYLPGKTILDLIMVIARSNVIVQITAGKLVHMSVYTFGSIVKTGFAYLNLLQQMT
- the LOC132907892 gene encoding odorant receptor 85c-like, whose translation is MSNEAVIIEADSNSDYSLQLNRWFLKPIGAWPSSPSTTKLEKIISFVLNVICFSTVIITVIPSLLLIILDDQSVNFKLKVLGFVSHWIVSSLNYTALLLHSKDIRQCIEHMESDWRTLIREGDQHVMLKNAKFGRYVAAFCGIFMQGSVLCFCLVQALNTVEIQIGNETRVLHMLPCAVYKKLVNVDESSTNQIMLFLQVLSAIISNASTIGIFSLAAVLAAHASGQLNVVMLWITEFVNEARGKKKSDGSIQIGAIVERHLRTLNFISYIEDITNKVCLLEMLRSITDICTTGYYILSEWAEHDVRNLASYFMMFFAICYNIFILCYIGEVLTDQCKKIGEVVYMTNWYYLPGKTILDLIMVIARSNVIVQITAGKLVHMSVYTFGSIVKTGFAYLNLLQQMT
- the LOC132907911 gene encoding odorant receptor 13a-like — protein: MSNEAVVIEADSNSNSDYSLQLNRWFLKPIGAWPSSPSTTKLERIISFVLNIICFSTVTITVIPSLLLIILDDQSINFKLKALCFVSHWIISSVNYTALLLHSKDIRQCIEHMESDWRTVIREEDQHVMLKNAKFGRFVAAFCAIFMQGSVLSFCFVTALNTVEIQIGNETRVLHVLPCAVYKKLVNVDESSTNQIMFFLQVSSAIIANSSTIGIFSFAAVLAAHACGQLNVVRLWITEFVNEASGKKKSDGSIQIGAIVERHLRTLNFISYIEDIMNKLCLLEMLRCTTDICVTGYYILSEWAEHDIQNLTSYFMMLVTMCYNIFIICYIGEILTEQCKKIGEVVYMTNWYYLPGKTILDLIMVIARSNVVVQITAGKLVHMSVYTFGSVIKTAFAYLNMLQQMTK